The DNA region TTCACTATTCACTATTTACTTTCGGCTTTATAATACAAATCATGCAACTTAAAACAATCATTGGAATTATGGCTGGCTTTCTAACAACTATTTCTTTTTTGCCTCAAGCGATTAAAGTATGGAAATCAAAGTCTGCCAAAGATTTGTCCTTAATAATGTACTCTTTCTTTTCCATAGGAGTTTTTCTTTGGATGCTTTATGGAATAATGTTAAATGAACTACCAATTATTATTCCTAACTT from Candidatus Margulisiibacteriota bacterium includes:
- a CDS encoding SemiSWEET transporter, with the translated sequence MQLKTIIGIMAGFLTTISFLPQAIKVWKSKSAKDLSLIMYSFFSIGVFLWMLYGIMLNELPIIIPNFFALILALFILSIKIIYK